In Pelosinus sp. UFO1, one genomic interval encodes:
- a CDS encoding helix-turn-helix domain-containing protein, translated as MQTVQDFAKTKNISKAIVDTWIYRHGLPVIQIGRRVYIELSDYEAWKSEHKKIVAERPQKSLKMAIPKQCRKSGIAAKMQKIY; from the coding sequence ATGCAAACCGTCCAAGACTTTGCAAAAACAAAAAATATATCAAAGGCAATAGTAGATACTTGGATATATCGTCATGGTTTGCCGGTCATTCAAATCGGTAGGCGAGTATACATTGAGTTAAGCGATTATGAAGCATGGAAATCCGAGCATAAAAAAATAGTGGCCGAAAGACCACAAAAATCACTCAAGATGGCAATACCGAAACAATGCAGAAAATCGGGGATTGCTGCTAAAATGCAAAAAATTTACTAA
- a CDS encoding single-stranded DNA-binding protein, translating to MNKVIIVGRLTRDPEVRYTQTGKAVASFSVAVDTGYGENKRADFIPVVVWDKLAEVCGNNLTKGRRVLVEGRLQIRDYEKDGVKRRAADVVAQNIEFLDTKNPSSNTATTSKQSPMDGFGYEIHPEEEIPF from the coding sequence TTGAACAAAGTAATTATAGTCGGGCGACTAACCCGCGATCCCGAAGTCAGATATACCCAAACGGGCAAAGCAGTAGCTTCTTTTAGTGTAGCCGTAGACACAGGCTATGGAGAGAATAAACGAGCCGATTTTATACCTGTAGTAGTTTGGGACAAGTTAGCCGAAGTTTGCGGTAACAATCTTACAAAAGGTCGTAGGGTATTGGTAGAAGGCCGCCTTCAGATCCGTGACTATGAAAAGGATGGAGTAAAACGGAGAGCTGCGGACGTAGTAGCTCAGAACATAGAATTTCTAGATACAAAGAACCCATCCAGTAACACTGCCACAACTAGCAAGCAAAGTCCAATGGATGGGTTTGGATATGAAATACATCCTGAGGAAGAAATCCCTTTTTAG